The nucleotide window TTCGAAAAAAGTCcctcctaaagtttttaaaatactaatattcAATGAAAGCCAACCTACATTCATCAGTAGATTGTTTCTTATCAATTTGCTCAATGGTACAAATTTAAGCAAACTATAGTAGATATGAGGTAACAAAGGTGTTTCATGCTTAGTCTTAGAATACAAAAAATCCCATAGTTTAAAGACAGGGATTGGTCAGAACAGCAATCAATATCACAAAAGAATGCTAATAATCTTTTCAGTTGACATCTTTTAATTTCCAAATGGATTAAAGCCACCTATTTTCTATGTAAGACATGCATAAGAAATTGCACCAGACAATTCTTTAAGAAATCAAATGAATCAATAGCACAAgtacaagaaataaaaaacagaatgaaagcaattatatataaaggccAGCAAAATGCAGCTTTCTAAAGTGATGAATTCCATCAGTAACGTTAGTAATGATAATATTTCATGGTGAAAGGTCCCTTCCTTTAGCTTCTCTTAGTGCATTCATCCATAATGTCAAAGGCATACTTTATCTCTGTTTATACACTTAAAACAGAAGGAGTTTTAGCCAATTTTGTTTCCTGGATCATAGTTTTTTGAGGTGATTATAGCTTTGTTATTAATATCTATTACACACTGTGtaaatacatatacaaaacTCAGCCATTGTTGAACTCCATCTTCAGTGAGGAACCACATCAACACAGATGCAGGTTGCAATCTATAGGACAAACTAATTAACACATTCTTCATCTATAATCACACAAATTACACACAATGTTCCTGTTAGTGCAAGATGCCTAACTAAACATGAAAATTCTGAGCCTGACACAAATTAAatgaacacaaaaaataattatacattaaatCATCAATTATTGATTAAAGAAGacctaaaacaaaaattatagcAATGCCAGGAGGACACAGACAAATGTTTCAGAAAGAAGGTGCACTAATAAAACAAGTCATAGAATCAATGTCCTTGCACATTCAGTATGATAAAAGTATAAATAGCAGGGGAACAAAACATACTTGCTGAGAGGTATGTGTTCAAATGGCCCACTGGCAGGAATTGTTCCACATAGATCATTGCTAGATACATCCCttaaaatgaaatatcaaaatttatcagtTTCTAAGTTTGCTGCTGTACATGATGAAACATAAGACTGCATCTatcaaaataaaagataaagaaaatcatATGAAAACATTGCACATACACAACTTTGAGGCTTGAAATTCCAACAAGTTCCTTGGGAATTTTTCCAGAAAGTTGGTTATCATTAAGCCGTCTGCCAAACGGAAACAAACATGTAAGAAAAGTCAGCAACTAATATAACCATTCAGCATGAACCAATAACCAGCAAAAATAAGTTGAGAAAAATCTGCCTGAAATTAATCAAAGAGATATGCAAACTGCAAGAACCATCGGGCACCCCTTAGAGGTTCCAGTAAGGAACTAGACAGATGCCAAGAATTCACAGTTTCTTTTCAAACGTTACTTCCCCACTTAGAAATGGAGAAAATATCTGCCTAATCCTGCAGATCCTTGTGTGAATTCCACAATAAACTAGCAATCAGTCTTTAAATAGAAATGCTAAAGCTTGAAACCAAAAAATCTCTAGAATAAGGAGAATAATTAATCCACACACacaatgaaggaaaaaaagattaaacGTTAGGATGTTTGAGTACAGCAGATCTCCTAGAAACTACAAGTGCATAGCAAACAATCAAAAATGTTTACTAACCTTACTTCTGGCATCTAGGTAGTTAACTATCTAACCTTGCATATTTTTGCAGTCAAGTTAGGGAAAAAACAGATAATCCAATAACGAATTAAGAAGCAAGCAGAGAAAATCAAAGCCTTGCACATTTCAACCATGCACCCCCAATTGATGTCTTGtcataataaaaatgattaatattagTTAACTTACAAAAAGACAAGAGACTTGAGTTTCCCCAAGGAGGGAGGGATTGTTCCAGAGATGTTGTTGCTATACAAGTCCAAGCTAATGAGGCTCTTCAAGTTACCAAGCTCAGGAGGGATAGTTCcttgaatgttgtttttgtaAAGCTCCCTACAAGCACACAAGGTCAATAAAATCTAAACATCAGCAGCAAAATATCCAGAGCACCATGACAATGCATTTTTGAACTATGTAACAATAGTAATAAAGTAAATGATGATCTTCAAAACAACAATTCATATAGCAACATACACAAGCGAATAGTGTAGAGAATAATTCAAGCAGAAAAAACATACAAATATTGCAAATGCTCCAGCTTCCCAAGTTCAGGGACTAGATGTCCAGACAGATTTGAATTACCTAAATCACTGCATAAATGATCAAAAGCTCATCAGTCATGAACATGTTAGAAAtaaacactttttaaaatttaaaaaaaaaaaaaactcacagTAAAAGCGAAAAGAAAGTTGAACACTATTTAGAAACAGATTACCAAAAGcaccaaaacacaatttttatacaTGCAGCTGCTAATCAAGAAGGGAAAAAAAGCCCAGCTCAGAGCACACAATTCTTTGCATAAATATAAAACTGAAAGGAAATGACCTCAGTTGAAGCGCATTAATCAGCAAGTGAAGCATCAATAAAATCAGAAATTAAAAACCCACtttaccaaaaattaaaaaaaaaaattgaaatccagaaggaaaaaaagctgaagaaaaaaaaagaaagaaaagaaaacaatgcaAATAGATCAAGAAAGAGTAAATACACCCGAGTAACGTGATTGTTTTGATTGCAAGTGATGTGGAACCAAGTGCAGGGATTAACAAGCGTAGGATCCCAGCTTTGGAGAACGTTATCTGGATCTGACAAGCTTTTTCTAAAAGTGTAAAGAGCGTCTCCTTCAGAATTCCCAATCACAACACTCACTAAAACGcttaaacataaacataaacaaaaacaaaacaaaggcGTGGAAATAGTTGTGGCTGCCATAGCTGAAGGCTCCTTCTAGGGTTTGTTTAAAAGATTCTTGACAACGGAAGAGAAAGAGGAAAGGAGAGGATCGGCTTTGGGAATATCAAGAGTGACAAGTCATAAAACTATTTgtactttgttttctttttatttcatcttcttcatcgtTTCCTATTGTTGTGATTCTTCATACTTTCACATTGAGGAGTGCTGtgattttccctttttttttttttttaattttatatataaataataacacattattgcatagttaaataataaaaaataaaaaataaaataaaatttaattatataataatatattattatttatatataataataataataatatttatttattttaattatataaatatatatttatatatgttattacataataaaatattattttatcattaattcaaaattattcaatcacatgataatatatataaatatgtatatatttatgtatttaaaataaatatatataattttattgtttatattattattattttaccacctcattaattattaattatttttaattaaggtggggtttttattatgaaatcatatattttatttaaaatttttttctgatggtaaatttagaaaataaaataaaataaaccatttaaaatattactttttaaaccaacagttatgaataaaaatttagatgcttgaaaaataaaaaataaaaagtaattttttttaaataatagacaagacctaacaaaaaaaaaaataaattaaaaatattattgtaaagtcagtgcataaataaataattacagaAAAGTGGGTTTGGCGTGGAAGCTTTAAGTCAAAGACAAAGTGAATAAGTTTTGTTTTGACCATCAATTTTGTCCATAACTGTAACCACTGATGacattgaatattttatttttaatttttatttgaaattcttgtataattaattcaaaattattatgagattttattttattattaatttaaaattatttaattatacaataacacGTTAGATTCTCAAACTAGCAAATTAGATCAGTTAACAATATCGATAACACATTGTTATCGACACTTGTCCTTTATTATATCTTCAATCCAATCCTAACAAAATTTTACTATactaacatttttctaaaagtTCGACTCaatttagattaatttgaattgatttcgGATCAACTCTAACATAATTAGATTTAGTTTTAAGTCATATTAGATTCATTCAAACTATATTTCGTATAAAAAAGACTTACCCATAATCCAATTTTTTAGTATTAGGTTAACAAATCGTGTTAATAATTCCCATTCTAAATACTTGTTATAAATGCTCGTAGTTTTTATTTCAACCCATCATAGCCTATGTCCAAGATGATTAAGCTTATTGTATACTTTTGGTATATCCACTAATAGACATAAAACTCCCCGTATtgcaattatatattaatttagaataatattatatatacctattttaaatacataaataaatacgtatttatatgtattatcatgtgattagatattactttattcttaattcaaaatcactcaattatataatgatacacattaaatatgtatccatttatattctcaaaatgagtatgcataatttatattgattaatttaattaaaagagtatgatttcatattcatataacatatcTAGCTTTAGATTTGaagtaattacaaaattttaataacccaTCGAAATTTACActattttgagttaaaatataataccaaattaataaaattatgtgtacgtattttttatacataatttaaatacatagatgatgtgttattatataatcaattgattttgaattaaaaataaaataatacataattatatgatgatatatcattttaccaAATCGTCTTCAAGAAATTTATGTTATTCCAAAATCAGTCCCAAGCTAAAGTGGGATCAAGAACATTCAACTCTCAATTATAATGTTTGACATGCAAAGGAAAAAGCTAAAGGAGTCTAAGCCAGCTCCATTGCAATGTTGAGTAATCACTGCCTACCTTTTCAAATTGTTCCACTAGATATTGTGTGTCCAATc belongs to Mangifera indica cultivar Alphonso chromosome 2, CATAS_Mindica_2.1, whole genome shotgun sequence and includes:
- the LOC123209540 gene encoding leucine-rich repeat protein 1-like, with product MAATTISTPLFCFCLCLCLSVLVSVVIGNSEGDALYTFRKSLSDPDNVLQSWDPTLVNPCTWFHITCNQNNHVTRVDLGNSNLSGHLVPELGKLEHLQYLELYKNNIQGTIPPELGNLKSLISLDLYSNNISGTIPPSLGKLKSLVFLRLNDNQLSGKIPKELVGISSLKVVDVSSNDLCGTIPASGPFEHIPLSNFENNPKLEGPQLLGLASYGTNCS